From the Lathyrus oleraceus cultivar Zhongwan6 chromosome 4, CAAS_Psat_ZW6_1.0, whole genome shotgun sequence genome, one window contains:
- the LOC127075916 gene encoding (+)-neomenthol dehydrogenase, giving the protein MGKTPKRYAVVTGSNKGIGFEIVKQLASSGIKVALTARDEKRGLQALEKLKASGLSDFVVFHQLDVADALSVASLAHFVKSQFGKLDILVNNAGIIGTIINDKELFNLAIINRGTLSADNRRKALIQTYELAEECLQTNYYGAKITAESLLPLLELSDSPRIVNVSSSLGQLQSIPNGCAKSIFGDGDNLTEEKVDKVLKKFLREFKEGSLDEDNGWPKTLGAYIISKAAMNAYTRILSKNSPALCINSVCPGYVVTDITANTGLLSVEEGAASVVRLALLPNGSPSGFFFYRSEVSSF; this is encoded by the exons ATGGGAAAAACTCCAAAAAG GTATGCAGTGGTTACTGGATCAAACAAAGGAATTGGATTTGAGATAGTGAAGCAGTTAGCTTCATCTGGAATCAAAGTCGCGCTTACCGCAAGAGATGAGAAAAGAGGTCTTCAAGCATTGGAAAAACTCAAAGCTTCTGGTTTATCTGATTTTGTTGTTTTTCATCAACTAGATGTGGCTGATGCTTTAAGTGTAGCCTCTCTTGCACATTTTGTCAAATCCCAATTTGGCAAACTTGATATTTTG GTTAACAATGCAGGGATTATTGGAACTATAATAAATGACAAAGAGTTATTTAATCTCGCTATCATCAACCGTGGC ACATTATCAGCAGATAATAGGAGAAAGGCATTGATTCAAACATACGAGTTAGCCGAAGAATGCTTGCAAACAAATTATTATGGAGCTAAAATAACTGCTGAATCACTTCTTCCCCTTCTCGAGTTATCCGATTCCCCGAGAATTGTTAATGTATCATCCAGTTTGGGGCAGTTACAG AGTATACCAAATGGATGCGCAAAAAGTATCTTCGGTGATGGTGATAATCTAACAGAAGAGAAAGTGGATAAAGTATTGAAGAAATTTCTGAGAGAATTCAAAGAAGGTTCATTAGATGAAGACAATGGCTGGCCTAAGACTTTGGGGGCATATATCATTTCTAAAGCTGCTATGAATGCTTATACAAGAATTCTTTCAAAGAATTCTCCTGCTTTATGCATCAATAGTGTTTGTCCTGGTTATGTCGTAACCGATATAACTGCCAATACCGGTTTGTTATCGGTCGAAGAAGGTGCTGCTAGTGTTGTGAGGCTAGCACTGCTTCCTAATGGTAGTCCGTCCGGCTTCTTCTTTTACCGGAGTGAAGTGTCTTCCTTTTGA